ATCTGAATCGGCAGTGACAGTACACCCATTGGACGACACATTTTCGCCGTAGGGGGTGTCGCACTGATCGAGATCGTTGATAACACCGTCAAAGTCATCATCATCACCCCCACTGCTTTTACAGCCTAGGGTGTCTACAAATGAACCTACAGGTGTATTGGCACATTGGTCTATTTTGTCGTTGATACCGTCTTCATCGGTATCGAGTTGCGATGGTGCACAGCCAACCGAGTTAACATTTTCGTCGCTCGGAGAGCTTGGACATTGGTCGTTGATGTCGGAAACTCCGTCTGAATCTCCGTCAATGTTAAGGTCCGCATTACCCAAACGCGTAAAACTAATGTTGTCGATATTGAATTGGAAGTCCGCCGAGCCTGCACCGTAGATACGAATGGTGTTGTTGCCGGAGAATATATTGAATTGGCCACTGCCTTGTTGCGTGTAGAAACTATCCCAGTCACCACCTTGGCTTGTGATTGGGGTAATGTTCTTGAGCGCCAAAGTTCCAGTATGATCGGTGATCATGAGCCCCGCAGCAACATTTTCAGTGACGCCTGTTGCTACACGGTAAGCTACTGAATACAAGCCATCTTGGGGCAGATCTACGTAGAATTCTAAGTAGTCACCACTGTTGAAGTAATTCACAGCTGTACCGTTATCAATGGAATAGACTTCGACTTCTCCGCCATTTGCTTGATAGGCTTCCGCTTCGAGTACAAAGCTCCCTTCCACCGGCGAACCACCGCCAGTATCACCGCCAGTATCACCACCCGTGTCACCGCCCGTGTCTCCACCGGTATCACCGCCCGTATCACCACCCGTGTCACCGCCCGTGTCACCACCGGTATCACCGCCCGTGTCACCACCGGTATCACCGCCCGTGTCACCACCGGTATCACCGCCCGTGTCACCGCCCGTGTCACCACCTGTGTCACCACCTGTGTCACCACCGGTATCACCGCCAGGGATATCACCCGTGTACGTTAATTCAAACGATTCCAAATTCCATTGCCAGTCGTTCGAACCTGCACCGAGCACTCTAATGATGTGTGTGCCTGCTGATAGTTCCAAGCTTGAAGAAGCCACTAATGATGAAAAGTTATCCCAGCCTGTCGCAGGTACATTGGTTTTGCCTTGGCTTTGCCAAATACCATTGACGTCAACTAAAAGTTCTATTTCGGAACCCGACGTGACAGACGTACCAATATTGTAAATGACCTGATAGGTACCATCTTGTGGGATGGACACCTGGTAATCCGCTGAGTCACCGCGGTTAACATAATTAATAGCGGATTCGCCATTGACGTTATAAGTGCTAATAACATTGCTTTGCCCATCGGCGTATGAGCCGGAAATTGAAATATAGCTTTCAGCTTCCACTGTAATCGAGGAGGGTGGATCAACTGGGGTTGATGAGTCGACTAAGTTCAGATTAAAAGCATCCATATTCCATTGCCAGTCATTAGCTCCGGATGCATATATACGAACGCGGTTAGTACCGGCCGAAAGCTGGACTGTGTGGTTCGAGTCTAGGGTTTCAAAATTGTCCCAGCCGCCAGTGGGCACTTGAATCTTTCCCTGAGATAACCATGAATTTCCAGACATCACAAGAAATTCAACTTCAGCGCCATTGGGAACTGCTGTACCTATTAGATACTCTAGAGAATAAGTTCCTGTATCCGATACATTTAAATCGTATTCGACATAGTCACCTCGGTTAACGTAATTAATCGCGGTGACACCGCTTGTGTTGTAGACACTCACGCGATTCGGTTGGCCATCTGCATAAGAACCGCCTTGAACGACAAAATTTTCTGCTTCAATGCGAAGTGATTCTGAGTGTGCCGCAGAACTGATACTCATCCAGAATAGCGACGACAGCACTATTTGAGCAGGTTTGCTTAGTATAAATCTGTGATTCATTTTAACTCCGTGTATGTTGACAATTAATCATTGAGTTGCAATGTAACCCTCGTTGCGAGTTAGCCCCCGAGAACAAAATATTGTGTAAATACTCAGTTCATCACTCTTCATATTTATTTTTATTGAGAGGTGTTACAGCCACGAAAATATAAATTGTGGCAGGAATTAAAATAGTTAGATTGATCTCGATATAACATTAATTGTTAACAATAGTTCTGAATTGTGATCCGTGGAGAAATAATGAAATAGTTTGTGAAAAAAAATGAAAATGTGCTTTTGTATTGTAATTTATTGATATAAAAGGTGGTTGGTGATCGCGGATGTTAAAGTCATTTTTACAATAATGTACATTCTTAATTCATTAGTAGTTGTTACTCCAAATTAGTTTGTTTAGAGTTCTAATTCTATTTTTTCAACATTTTAAATGTATAACAGACTTTTTTGATAAAGAGAGGAGGAGTATGGAGGACGTCCTTGTCCTTTAATATATTAAAGATCGAATGGGCGATAACTTTCAATTTCAGTTTTTATTCCACCAGCTGTAATCCAAAAGCTTTTGGGATCTCCTATCACCTGAGCTTTATCGCCATCAATACGCAATGCATTGCCTTCTGGCATTGCTAACACTTTTTGTGACGGTGTTAATGCAAGATATTCAGTTAAACGTTGAAGGCGTGTTTCACCGTTATGGTCACTTTGTGTCCATTCAGTGTAATGCGGGTTGAGTTGAAACGGCACTAACCCTAACGAGGTCAGTGAAGGGGGTTGGATAATCGGCATATCATTCGTTGTACAAATGGTCGGGCCGGCAACATTCGACCCAGCGCTCCAACCTACGTATGGCATACCTTCGGCAACTCGAATGCGAATGGGCTCTAACAATTGAAGTGCGTAAAGACGTTCGAGTAGTCTAAAGGTGTTGCCGCCGCCAACAAAGATAGCGTCGGCGTCAAATACGGCTTGATCGGGTTTGTCGAATTCATGAATTCCTTGAACTTCGATACCAAGCGGTGAGAGGGCGCGTTGCACCATGTGCGAGTATTCGCGATTGTTGATGGTGACACCCGCATAGGGAACAAATAGAATTTTACGGCAGTCAGCGTCGATCAGCTGTTCTATCATTGGCAGTGCGTGGGCTAAATAGGCCGAGTTGCCTGTGCGAGAGGCGCTTAGAAGAAGTGTGCGTTGTGTGTTCATCTTAAGTTCAGAAACGGATGGCAAAGTGGAATACTACCAGAGTGAGTGAACGAGCTCGATAGACAAAAATCATAAGTTGCAGCTGACAATACTTGATTTCGATCAACTCGCCCTGATATTAGGTATCGGTGTTGCCATTTTTAAGCATTCAAGAGGAAGTCATGAAGCGTATCGCATTATTTTTGCTCACTAACATTGCCGTGATGGTGGTGTTCAGTATTGTTTTGAACATATTATTTGCTGTGTTTGGGATTCAAGATACTCGCGGAATTGCCGGTATGGCTATGATTGCTGGGGTCTTTGGCTTCGGTGGGGCATTTGTGAGCCTATACATGTCGAAGTGGATGGCTAAACGTTCAACTGGCGCACATGTGATTGAAACGCCTCAAAACGAGGCTGAACGTTGGCTAGTCGAGACGGTAGAGCGTCAGGCACGTACGGCCGGCATAGCCATGCCAGAAGTCGCAATTTACGACTCGCCTGACATGAATGCTTTTGCCACAGGCCCAAGTAAAAACAATTCGCTGGTTGCTGTGTCTACCGGGCTTCTCACTTCTATGAGTAAAGATGAAGTTGAAGCGGTTTTAGGCCATGAAGTGAGTCACGTGGCCAACGGCGATATGGTGACCATGACGTTGATTCAAGGGATTGTGAACACCTTCGTGATCTTCCTTGCTCGTTTAATCGCTCAAGCAATTAGTAGCGCAGTATCGCGTAATAGTGACGATGGCCAAGGCCTTGGATGGTTGGCCTATACCGGTACGGTAGTGGTGTTGGAAATTGTATTCGGTTTGCTCGCAAGCGTGATCGTAATGTGGTTCTCGCGTAAGCGTGAATATATTGCTGATGCCGGGGGAGCCTATCTCACTAGCCCACAAAGTATGGCCAATGCATTGCGTCGTTTGAGCCAAAGCCATGAACCACAAATGGAAGGGCAACTCGCAGCTTTTGGCATTAATGGTAAATCAGCAATGGCAGAATTGTTCATGAGCCATCCGCCTATTGAAAAGCGCAT
The sequence above is a segment of the Echinimonas agarilytica genome. Coding sequences within it:
- the pepE gene encoding dipeptidase PepE, yielding MNTQRTLLLSASRTGNSAYLAHALPMIEQLIDADCRKILFVPYAGVTINNREYSHMVQRALSPLGIEVQGIHEFDKPDQAVFDADAIFVGGGNTFRLLERLYALQLLEPIRIRVAEGMPYVGWSAGSNVAGPTICTTNDMPIIQPPSLTSLGLVPFQLNPHYTEWTQSDHNGETRLQRLTEYLALTPSQKVLAMPEGNALRIDGDKAQVIGDPKSFWITAGGIKTEIESYRPFDL
- the htpX gene encoding protease HtpX, yielding MKRIALFLLTNIAVMVVFSIVLNILFAVFGIQDTRGIAGMAMIAGVFGFGGAFVSLYMSKWMAKRSTGAHVIETPQNEAERWLVETVERQARTAGIAMPEVAIYDSPDMNAFATGPSKNNSLVAVSTGLLTSMSKDEVEAVLGHEVSHVANGDMVTMTLIQGIVNTFVIFLARLIAQAISSAVSRNSDDGQGLGWLAYTGTVVVLEIVFGLLASVIVMWFSRKREYIADAGGAYLTSPQSMANALRRLSQSHEPQMEGQLAAFGINGKSAMAELFMSHPPIEKRIAALEAQR